A DNA window from Cervus canadensis isolate Bull #8, Minnesota chromosome 30, ASM1932006v1, whole genome shotgun sequence contains the following coding sequences:
- the LOC122431639 gene encoding protein CutA homolog isoform X2, whose translation MDRLGSRCPLPGYARPSILICLLILTACLLTYPVLRTLSLQLLSVVTGSYVSSTYSIVFVNCPNEQIARDIARAILDKKLAASVNILPKASSLYYWNGEIEEATEVLLVGASF comes from the exons ATGGACAGGCTGGGCTCACGGTGCCCTCTGCCAGGCTACGCACGGCCCTCTATCCTGATATGCCTCTTG ATCCTGACAGCCTGTCTCCTGACATACCCTGTGCTCAGGACCCTCAGCCTGCAGCTCCTTTCCGTTGTCACTGGCAGCTATGTGTCCAGCACGTACTCCATTGTTTTTGTCAACTGTCCCAACGAGCAGATTGCCAGAGATATTGCCAG GGCCATCCTGGATAAGAAGCTGGCTGCCTCTGTGAACATCCTGCCGAAGGCCTCCTCACT ATACTATTGGAATGGAGAAATAGAAGAAGCCACTGAGGTCCTGTTG